From one Mya arenaria isolate MELC-2E11 chromosome 4, ASM2691426v1 genomic stretch:
- the LOC128232892 gene encoding fibrinogen-like protein 1 has protein sequence MNPQTLLVQVAVLCAALTLVNTSNIGADDDAKKSRRRKCRCKKYIAQINQDIDKRLEAFENKFEKYLKTSLDDLNKNNDDVHLNVISENMNETRDTLKKESLTLKRLQRSIHTQEISVETLNANFQALDTIVRNLSRIVERLEWTMRSSLEFRLTDVRTQEEAANTTPEPLYPTDCEAVYASGGMKYLGDYYIMVRPDRSPTPFKVVCKIIEGAGWTVIQRRQDGRENFSRDWEDYKHGFGRLQGEFWLGNDNIHFLTTQGDYELRVVLEDWEGGRHHAVYDRFRVSGEDQDFRLHVSGYHGDAGDSLTTYYHSHDGMAFSTYDRDNDRRLYDNCAEFYSGGWWFNDCFESHLNGMYYQYGDHDNYFVRNGIQWNTIHRYSSLKFVEMMVKPAKSPKLPNEI, from the exons ATGAACCCCCAAACCCTGCTGGTGCAGGTCGCAGTGCTTTGCGCCGCGCTCACACTCGTCAACACATCCAACATCGGCGCCGACGATGACGCTAAGAAATCGCGTCGGCGAAAGTGTCGTTGTAAGAAATATATTGCACAAATAAACCAAGACATAGATAAAAGATTAGAAGCGTTTGAAAATAAGTTCGAAAAGTATTTGAAAACCTCGCTCGAcgacttaaataaaaacaatgacgacgttcatttaaatgtaatatcaGAAAATATGAATGAGACAAGAGACACATTGAAAAAGGAGAGTTTGACGTTAAAACGTTTACAAAGAAGTATTCATACACAGGAAATTAGTGTTGAAactttaaatgcaaattttcaAGCTTTGGATACAATAGTGCGTAACCTGTCGCGAATTGTGGAGCGACTTGAGTGGACAATGCGCTCTAGTCTGGAATTCCGCCTTACTGACGTACGGACGCAAGAAGAGGCGGCGAACACAACTCCAGAGCCACTGTACCCAACAG ATTGCGAGGCCGTATACGCGAGTGGGGGTATGAAGTACCTGGGTGACTACTACATCATGGTGAGGCCCGACCGCTCACCAACACCATTCAAGGTCGTCTGTAAGATCATCGAAGGAGCAG GGTGGACGGTGATCCAGAGGCGACAGGATGGACGGGAGAATTTCTCGCGCGACTGGGAGGACTACAAACACGGCTTCGGTCGACTCCAGGGCGAGTTCTGGCTTGGAAACGACAACATCCATTTCCTCACTACACAAG GCGACTACGAGCTGCGTGTGGTGCTTGAGGACTGGGAAGGCGGCCGTCACCACGCCGTTTACGACCGCTTCCGGGTGTCGGGGGAGGACCAGGACTTCCGGCTGCACGTGAGCGGCTACCATGGCGACGCCGGCGACTCGTTGACGACGTACTACCACAGCCATGATGGAATGGCGTTCAGCACGTACGACCGCGACAACGACCGCCGACTGTACGACAACTGCGCAGAGTTCTACAGCGGCGGCTGGTGGTTTAATGATTGCTTCGAGAGCCACCTGAACGGCATGTACTACCAGTACGGCGACCACGACAACTACTTCGTCCGTAACGGCATCCAGTGGAATACCATCCACCGATATTCATCCCTCAAATTCGTGGAAATGATGGTTAAGCCCGCCAAGAGCCCAAAACTGCCGAATGAAATATAG
- the LOC128232894 gene encoding uncharacterized protein LOC128232894, with protein sequence MGERYHRYPRHPIAKRPPVEAPPRIEMNVRRGYYDQVRDDFVNHDDGVVCTCYPRTSQHTVPSMFYDKIQCPHKDHAHIQPAHNNQFNYPWTANSIGRKRDGEDDDLSERLSLISEEDDQLRFSPNPFPARNLDQLSIRTAPPLIAQPDYESEVKPPYTAPVNDTQTLLHGRRAQSMQDIRDPAYRSDGLPHSRNNASLTQSRLSNRQFTGTYVDPRNGKAYNYNVNYEGGSRAQASRNPAPRPSPARKPMTAS encoded by the exons ATGGGAGAGAGGTACCACCGATACCCGCGGCATCCGATCGCAAAGCGACCGCCGGTCGAGGCTCCGCCACGCATCGAGATGAACGTCCGTCGGGGCTACTACGACCAGGTGCGAGATGACTTTGTGAACCATGATGACGGTGTTGTGTGTACATGTTACCCTCGCACCAGCCAACACACAGTGCCGTCCATGTTCTACGACAAGATCCAGTGTCCACATAAAGACCACGCCCACATACAGCCAGCTCACAACAACCAGTTCAACTACCCCTGGACGGCTAACTCCATCGGCCGCAAGAGGGACGGAGAGGATGACGATCTCAGTGAAAGACTGTCGCTAATATCAGAGGAGGACGATCAGCTCAGATTCTCCCCGAATCCGTTTCCCGCCAGGAACCTTGACCAGCTGTCAATACGAACCGCCCCGCCACTTATAGCACAGCCGGACTATGAAAGCGAAGTGAAGCCTCCTTACACGGCGCCGGTTAATGATACACAGACGTTGCTACACGGCCGGCGCGCCCAGTCTATGCAGGATATCCGGGACCCCGCCTACCGCTCCGATGGCCTGCCCCACAGTCGAAATAATGCAAGTCTGACCCAGAGTCGATTATCAAACCGACAGTTTACAGGAACCTACGTCGACCCGC GGAATGGGAAAGCATACAACTACAACGTGAACTACGAAGGAGGGTCGCGCGCCCAGGCGTCACGAAATCCGGCACCACGGCCCTCACCGGCCCGCAAACCCATGACCGCCTCGTGA